The following are encoded in a window of Kitasatospora sp. NBC_01250 genomic DNA:
- a CDS encoding helix-turn-helix domain-containing protein: MPGGRLTQQERQQIALGLADGLPYAEIARRLERPTSTVTREVMRNGGPTAYRADLAHRATERRAHRRSPATARGPESAPQPAGRNADAVRAYEEELTLVLVQSGLPRMMSRVLACLYTTDSGSLTAAELAQRLQVSPASVSKAISFLDSMELVRRERDERRRERYIVDDDLWYQSMIRSARSNTRFIETARQGADLLGRGTPAATRLENVARFLDFVSEGLTRTAEQAREILYTRPAAASGDAAAPSSDPT, from the coding sequence ATGCCGGGAGGCAGGCTCACTCAGCAGGAACGCCAGCAGATCGCGCTGGGGCTGGCCGACGGCCTCCCCTACGCCGAGATCGCCCGGCGCCTCGAACGCCCGACCTCGACGGTCACGCGCGAGGTGATGCGCAACGGCGGCCCCACCGCCTACCGCGCGGACCTCGCCCACCGCGCCACCGAGCGCCGCGCCCACCGGCGCAGCCCCGCCACCGCCCGAGGGCCGGAGTCGGCCCCCCAGCCGGCCGGGCGCAACGCGGACGCCGTTCGCGCGTACGAGGAGGAACTCACCCTCGTGCTCGTCCAGTCGGGCCTGCCCAGGATGATGTCCCGGGTGCTGGCCTGCCTCTACACCACCGACTCGGGCAGCCTCACCGCAGCCGAACTCGCCCAGCGCCTCCAGGTCAGCCCGGCGTCCGTCTCCAAGGCGATCAGCTTCCTGGACAGCATGGAGCTCGTCCGCCGGGAACGCGACGAACGCCGCCGCGAGCGCTACATCGTCGACGACGACCTCTGGTACCAGTCGATGATCCGCAGCGCCCGCTCCAACACCCGGTTCATCGAGACCGCACGGCAGGGCGCCGACCTCCTCGGGCGCGGCACGCCGGCCGCCACCCGCCTCGAAAACGTCGCCCGCTTCCTCGACTTCGTCTCCGAGGGCCTCACCCGCACCGCGGAGCAGGCCCGCGAGATCCTCTACACCCGACCCGCCGCGGCCTCGGGCGATGCTGCCGCGCCGAGCTCCGACCCCACGTAG
- a CDS encoding DUF4097 family beta strand repeat-containing protein — MQTFATTAPITAVLDVPAGRVQLIAADRADTVVEVRPANPDKSRDVRAAEQATVEYADGVLRIRTADPKNQLFGPSGSLEVTVKLPAGSRVEARTGACELRGVGRLGDVAFEGAYRQIKLDEAGSLRLTAVDGDVEVGRLGGPAQISTARGDIRITEALRGELALRTESGDISVGAAAGVSAALDAGTASGRISNALRNDGTTGLAIRATTSCGDITARSL, encoded by the coding sequence ATGCAGACGTTCGCCACCACCGCCCCGATCACCGCCGTCCTGGACGTCCCGGCCGGGCGCGTCCAGCTCATCGCCGCCGACCGCGCCGACACCGTCGTCGAGGTCCGGCCCGCCAACCCCGACAAGAGCCGCGACGTGCGGGCCGCCGAGCAGGCGACCGTCGAGTACGCCGACGGCGTCCTGCGGATCCGCACCGCGGACCCCAAGAACCAGCTCTTCGGCCCGAGCGGATCGCTGGAGGTCACCGTCAAGCTGCCGGCCGGCTCGCGGGTCGAGGCCAGGACCGGTGCCTGCGAACTGCGCGGCGTCGGGCGCCTGGGCGATGTCGCCTTCGAGGGCGCGTACCGGCAGATCAAGCTCGACGAGGCGGGGAGCCTGCGGCTGACCGCGGTCGACGGCGACGTCGAGGTCGGCCGACTGGGCGGCCCCGCCCAGATCAGCACCGCACGGGGCGACATCCGGATCACCGAGGCCCTGCGCGGCGAGCTGGCGCTGCGCACCGAGTCCGGCGACATCTCGGTCGGCGCCGCCGCCGGCGTCTCGGCCGCGCTGGACGCCGGCACCGCCTCCGGCCGGATCAGCAACGCCCTCAGGAACGACGGCACCACCGGACTCGCGATCCGCGCCACCACCTCCTGCGGCGACATCACCGCGCGCAGCCTCTGA
- a CDS encoding trypsin-like serine peptidase encodes MSTHPTLPGRLAAAGALLLSATTTAVLLPTAALAAEPEPITTHAGATTDQERSRIDGYWTPTRMKLAGALVPEVTPVPADDNTPDDPTPLPPNTPDPGAVWAHGGAADRSIGRLFFTFSDGYGGSCTATVVTSANRSTLVTAAHCLRGVGAPATDTTWNHNLYFVPGYRNGTKPLGGFSIKSVATASRWDADPSSTSSEQVAVAGYDTGVLVANPAADGRRIADVTGSQRIAFTKPVKGEFIHTFGYPKDRLNNPSSKYAGSRMIHCAGPAEPGPKAPLLWGERCDMSHGASGGPHLAQFDTRTGVGTVVGVTTTTDDLAGGPADTLYATRLGDSAHRLYAWAQTRPA; translated from the coding sequence ATGTCCACACACCCCACCCTCCCCGGTAGGCTCGCTGCCGCGGGAGCCCTCCTGCTGAGCGCGACCACGACGGCGGTCCTGCTGCCCACCGCGGCGCTCGCCGCGGAGCCGGAGCCCATCACCACGCACGCCGGCGCCACCACCGACCAGGAGCGCAGCCGGATCGACGGCTACTGGACCCCGACCCGGATGAAGCTGGCCGGCGCCCTGGTCCCCGAGGTCACCCCGGTGCCCGCGGACGACAACACGCCCGACGATCCGACCCCGCTCCCCCCGAACACGCCCGATCCCGGGGCGGTTTGGGCGCACGGCGGGGCGGCGGACCGGAGCATCGGCCGTCTCTTCTTCACCTTCTCCGACGGCTACGGCGGCAGTTGCACCGCGACCGTCGTCACCAGCGCCAACCGCAGCACCCTCGTCACGGCAGCGCACTGTCTGCGGGGCGTCGGGGCTCCCGCCACCGACACCACGTGGAACCACAACCTGTACTTCGTGCCCGGCTACCGCAACGGGACGAAGCCGCTCGGCGGCTTCAGCATCAAGTCCGTTGCCACCGCCTCCCGTTGGGACGCCGATCCGAGCAGTACCAGCTCCGAGCAGGTGGCCGTCGCCGGCTACGACACCGGAGTCCTGGTGGCGAACCCCGCCGCCGACGGACGGCGGATCGCGGACGTCACCGGCAGCCAGCGGATCGCGTTCACCAAGCCCGTCAAGGGCGAGTTCATCCACACCTTCGGGTATCCGAAGGACCGGCTCAACAACCCCAGCAGCAAGTACGCCGGTTCCCGCATGATCCATTGCGCCGGACCGGCCGAGCCCGGCCCCAAGGCCCCGCTCCTGTGGGGTGAGCGCTGCGACATGTCCCACGGCGCGAGCGGCGGCCCGCACCTCGCGCAGTTCGACACCAGGACCGGCGTCGGCACCGTCGTCGGCGTCACCACCACCACCGACGACCTCGCGGGCGGACCGGCCGACACGCTCTACGCCACCCGGCTCGGCGACAGCGCCCACCGCCTCTACGCCTGGGCGCAGACCCGCCCGGCCTGA